tcccATCTACAATTTAATTCATCAATGACGTCAATTCAAAATCCAATTGTTTGttgaaatacaatatttccATAACATTTACACTTTTCTGTCCACTGTCGCTTCGGTTTCAATCCTGGCATTCAGCTTGTCAAATTGTGGCGACATTACGCAGCACTCATATTATCATAAACGGGACGTCGAACCCGCATCGCTGCGGTCCCGAAGTAGGATCCAATAAATATCCGCGCCATTTACTTTTCGGGCCGAATTTACCGAATCGTCTGCTATTTGTAAGACATATATCAGCATTAACCGAGCTTGATATTTCGATACCCGACcggaattgaaataaatgaactgTCGCTTTATTATCCACATTTAATTACTTTGACATTGGAAaagtggtaaaataatttgacagAGTTCTTTTGTTCAAATCCTCTTTTATTCCGTTTAACAAAGATCTATTAGAACCAGACTTAGTAAATTGGcgttaatgaattaaaatgaattgagAGGCGGCGACGACGCTAGCTACGAGACTTAACTTTGTCACATCCTTTAAACTATCGATCATATTCCcacaacttaaaaatataacattacattattgTGATCCAACAACAATCGAAagggttttaaaaaaatggccAAATTCTGTAATGAATATTCTTTTGTATTCTCAAGAAGCCTCCggtaataataactaaaaaataactcATGTATGAAGTCCTTCAGATTTTCCTTGGGTTTTAATAATTCGTTACAAAACAACAGGTTTATGAACTGCCTGGCCTTGGGCgtctgaaaataatacatttatagcGATCGATTAGTCTGCAGACAAAGCGAGCGTCTCATATTGTGGTCATAAATAATTCATGTAGAAGCAGCAGCTCGCGATCCCTTCCCAAAGTTGGTAATGTGATTTGAGCGCGGCGCCGGCGACTCCTTGCTTCCTTCAAGTAATTTTCTGATACACGCGTTCCTGAATATTCAATAGACTGCCGCTGCAGCGTTGTAGCCCGCAGCCACCGGCTACAACTGTCATATGCACGACTTTACAGAACatattaatgataatatgGCATTTACATCGcaaattcaatataaattttacagtttttctattttactGATCGTAAGAAGGAAAGCACTATTTGATTTtcctaaatttattaatgGCATGAACTGATATTACTATGCTTAGACGTAAAAGTGAATTCAAGTAATATGTTTCTATTTCAGATGTTCGCAACACTATTGAAACGCCGTGAAAATGTGTGAAATGTTTAAAGAGCAAACTACAGCATCAAAGTGCCCGGACTCCTCGCGAGTGTTTAGTGatgttaaaagttaaataatgtGTGAGTGAGTTCGGCCACGACGTCGGACTACTCCGACTGGGGGGCGCTGGCGACTGCGGCCAGCGATGGTATGGACGTTGTCCTCAATGAGAGCCAGGGGGGGTGGAACGACACGGCGGCTGGGGGGGACGTGTCGGATCTCTACAACTACTGGGCGTGGAGCATCATCGACGGCGCCCTCATGGTCCTCATCATCAGCGGCAACACTCTCACGATCCTGGCCGTCACGCTTAGTCGAAGACTATCCTCACTCGTCTCCAACCAATTCGTGCTCAACCTGGCCATATCAGACTTGATGGTCGGGCTCACGCTTCCATACCATCTCGTCTTCTACCTGGATTCCGAAGTCGGCAAAGTGAAATGGTCGTGCTTGATGAGGTTCATCCTGATAATCCTGGCGTGTCTGGCGTCCATATACAACATTATTGCCATAGCTGTAGACAGGTGAGTTGATATCGTGCATTGCTTTGCACGAAAATTTACTTCgcatttcgatgaaatttaagtacctatttcgGCTAAGATTAGCCCGAAGTATTTGTTGCATGATAATTCGTCACGAAACCTTCCAATAAGATGTATTTTTGAACCaaacaaataagaaaatgaAACGGGTAGTTACTCGGcaaatggaaatatttttatttagtatcactaaataaacatgtatgtatattacatTCAAAGTTTTATGAACATCAGAAGTTTTGatgatataaatcaaattgatGTACATTATCACAACTCCTACCATAGGCTCCCGTCGCTCTTAACTTCTGTTTAGACTGTTCTGACTTGCTTGACTGCGAATCCTTCGCAAATAcagtatttaataagtatcTATAAGAAGtcagtataattaaatattgatgcGGTCTCTCTGTTTGCAGGTACATAGCGATCGTGCACCCACTGCACTACAGCCGTTACATGACGAAGCTGGTGACGCGGGTGCTGATGAGCGCTACCTGGTCCGTCGCTCTCTGCATCAGCTGCATCCCTATGCTGTGGAATGACTGGCACGACGGCGTCGCTTGCGAGATGAACATGGTaatctctttgggaatgcttttaTTAACTATCAGCTGCCATGCCAAGGCTATATCGCCTTTCAAGTGTAGAGTGGGTCTATTCCAAGGCGAGCCCACACCCAAAAGTTTGTACGATCGAAACTTTCGCCGATAGTACAAATTAGTAACTAATAAGTTATAACTACTATTCTTTAGTAAGTTATATTTGCAGAAGTACTCGATTGAAGTTTTTCTCCGGCGATGGAGGACAAACTTTTTACATTCATCATTTCATTCGTGCGTTCTCACGAATCCAGAATGTTTCTTGGAAAGCTTGGACAGAAattcagaataaaatttaatgattgtattatttataatgactaaatattaatttttggtCATCAAGTATCAGATTGGTAAGGTCAGTGcgtgaaataatataaactaaaccGATCGTGAAAATAGGTCAAGTATTTAGTTACGAAATTAATGCAGTAATACtgattatattacatacatattatcacgCTCGTTTCCCACGGGGGTAGGCGGAATTAGTAATTATAGTATTACTACAGTTTTAACGCGTAATACAAATTACTACGCGCATTCACTGAACTACTTTACCTACTATTTCCATACCAAAATTCGATTAGATTTTCATGAACAACGAAGATAAAATCGGAAACGGAATTTGAATGGGAGACCCatggacgtataaaaaaagacGGACGGCGTTTTACAAGACAGCGCTAGGAAGCAACCCATAGTGTGTCGGACTCCTGTACAGACAGTACGGCACGCACACACTCCTACCCATCTCTCACCTTAGTGTGTCGGACGGTCGCCATTACGCAGCGAGCTACCATCAGGAAAACCGGaacaatcacaaaaaaaaaaaaatgccgtATTGCGTTGTTAATTGCTGCCGCAACCACAGtggttttcttaataaaagattACATTTCACAGCTAAGTCGGGTTtgatattatgttttcatGGCATAATAATTACGCCGAAATTAattgaacaataataaatgtcaATGACATATGGACCGGTGTTGCcattattagaaatttaaaatctaaaagtaGGGGAATTGATATGACGTTGCGTTagtccattttaaaattatgaaaaaacatAGTAAACTACACAGCAACaaattctaaaaatgtttAGCTTTATTTGGATCCGATAtgactattaaattaaaatttaaaattatttacgagTAAATGGCTTGTCTTATAGAATGACGCAGAAACAAATAacaagtaaacaaataaaatttaaagattttcttAATTAGAGGTATGTTAGATGCATTATGGCAACACTTCTGGCACGCACACAAAGGTCAGCCGCCATTACTATGCTTCATCGTTTGTTTAGGTCGTCTCATCGTTTGTTCACTCCGTCCGTCCGTCTTTTTTAGACGTCCATGGGAGACCTGATCAATTGATCATTGCACAAACCGAACCCAAGGAAAGTGGAATTTCTAGTTTCGTTCCCTCGCTCAATACACGAATGTACAATTTCCAGGTGGTGCCGAAGTCGTACACGACAAGCATTCTGGCACCGATGTTCTCTTTGATCTGGATGGTGATGTTTATCCTGTACTGGCGCATCTGGCGCGAGGCCACGTGCCACGCGCGCCGCATGCGCGCCAACTCCTGTTGCCCCTCCGGCGCCAACGACTGGAAGAGTATACAGGTCTATCTGCGTATCATTTCGTGTGGCCAATCCCATAGCCCCCAGCTCAACCGAGAGACTATTTTCGTTTCCAAAATAATTGGTCTAAAGACTCTACATCGCCGTTTGGATGAAGCAAAATCTtctcaaatataatattattctggATCTTCAACTCAATGCTTAAAATTTGGCGCCCGGAGCAAATCCAACAGTTAATAACCGTAGTGCTGTCAATTCCAGGTGGTGCTGCTGGTACTAGGATCATTCTCGGTGTGCTGGATGCCGTTCGTCGTGGTGGCATGTGCGCAAACGCTGCCCATTAAGCCCCTGCACAGCCCCATTGCGTACCGGCTGACGTCATCTCTGGCCATGTCTAACTCCGGCATCAACCCACTCATTTACGCCTGGAAGAATGCCGGCTTCCGTGCTGCGTTCGCCAAGCTTTTGCGGTGCAAGCGTCCCGACACGTCCGAGTATAGAGGATCTCCAGCGCCGGAGCGGAGGAAAGGATCAGTCGCGCTCCGAGAAGGTTCCATCACGCGATCGAGCGCGCCGACTTCGCTGTCGGCGCTCGGCGGACGGCCGGCGAGGCTGCTGTACGTGGAGAGAGACGTGGACACGGCACGGTGTCGGATCATTGAGAATGCAGGGTACATGGACTCTGAGCAAGGCGACACCAACCCGTCGTACGCACCCGACGGCCCGACCCCCGTCCACCGACCCAACAACGGCACCCCAGACCTAGTGTAGTGTTAAAACGAACGTTCTATAGACGTTTTGAGGGAAACGTGAAACGCTTctagtatttaaaattgttagtgACTGTAGGTACCCCTTCGCATTTAGGTACCTCTTAATATCAAGGCTCAAGTTTTAAAAgctttattgttaaatttttattcagagATTTTAATGAGTTTCCAGCCGATgaagattttaatataaatggtTCCCTGTCAACTAAATTCAgatgtttaaaaatgtaatttaattaaaatgttcgatgtaatattaaaatcaatatataattaatgtgttaagggtttaatttataattaactaacGCCAACTTATTCGTATGTTAGGAACTGAAAGATTAATTATGAAAGTAGAGTCTATATACCTAACGTATATAGATACGTAAGGATATTTAGCTCAATACCTCAGAAACCTATTAAAGGAACTCACATACATGGTACATGAACTCTGAaaacattgtatttaatttcgttAGTTCTGTTTACTAGTCACGGTTTTGAGAATGACAAAATACGGATCTAACTGTCCGTCCATCCATAGGCCGATGGATAGTAGATTTCATGGACCAACACTTGCTACCGGTGTAGGAAATCATCGTGAGTAAACCTGCACtttggttgattatcaacgtgtgtgtgaaatggaaaagccacaccattaatagtgccaagaaagtcgtgtTTCAATCCACGTAGTGGCCACGACCCTCAAGCCCTGAGgtatacgactatgaagaatcccaacatattataaatacgaaagtaattttattacctcttcacctGTTATCaacttaactaatattttgaaaaagagacagcacgtggacgttagtaacatGCTAGTGTTTGCATGTTTGGTACAAGAATTTACGTGCTTGGTCTACTGTATGTCACAGCCACAATACACATTGTatcgaaatatatttacaaaatccaTATAAACAGGTACCTACTGTTcgtatatgtaatttatgtcCACCtaaatgaagaagaatacAAAAGtcaacaaacataaatattacatacaatatatatatacaacaaacataaaacataaactttGTTCTCCTGTTCCAGcatgaaaacaaacaataaaattctattcTAGCACATTTAAGGTACAAATAAccatatatttgaaaatatcaaacaatatttttcgatGGTTTATAATAATGCAGGTTATATTTGACCCGGCGATCAAAATTGGAAACTATCAaattacgtaaaaaataattttattaatcttttgtttatttgcgAATTACTTTCAATGTTTGTAGTAATGGAGGTTTGTATTATCATCAAGTAGGCCGCAACTGCTGAAGCAATATCTAGCACTCTGGCAATAATCGATTTGATATGATAGACGATTATAACAGAAACATATAAGAGTAATGTAATGGTTACCTATATGAAATGTGACGTCACTAGAATAATATTAAGGAAGATATGCACTAAGCCCGCACAATGACAGTCGACCTTGAGTGTGAGCCGCAGCAAAGCTTACAGAAATGATTTATGAGATGAACtccaaattaaattagtttcatttattttaaattgtaaataactaaaaaactGCATTAATTCGACTGTCACTATGGTAGAAGCTTCCTCGGAAAGGACTTACCTCGACTGTGGTGACTCCAAGCGCCGTGACTAGGTTGGGAGTCAACCGGAACGGCACCTTCTCCGGCACTCGCAACGCGCGGCCCTTCTCGAAGCACACGTTGTAGTCGATGTGCACCACCTCGCCCGAAGTCAGGTCCACCAGCACGTTGTCCAGGTGCCGGTCTCCCAGTCCGATTATGTAACCGATCGTACTCATCACAGCCACAGAGTAACTGTACCGACGCGTCATTTGCCACCACTGTTCGGACGTAACACTCCCGCACCACAACTCCCGCCACAGCAAGTCCCTCGGCGTCTCCGATGTCAGCTCTTGTAACACTTGCTTTAGTATCGACACAGGCCACTCTTTTCTATTCTCCGTCGATATTCCCGCCTCTTTTAATAAGGGATTcagtttattgtaaaacagtTCCGATGGGCGCAAAACGTTCACGGTTTTGTTAGTTTTAGCCGAGAGTATTGCTGCTTCGCGATTCTGCCAGCGTTTGTAGAGCGCGAACAGAGGAGTCACGTTGTCCACCCAGCTGATGAGGCCGGAGCGCGGGCCCAGAGGTATCACGGAATAATGACGAGCTCTGTATGTCTGGTTGTCGTTGTTCTCGGAATCTCGTGCCATCATAGTGTTTGTTATTGATAGCAACTGCATGATCCTCTCATCCAAGTGTAAGTCTTCGAGCCCTTTAAAAAGATAAGTGTATGCTTTACCATCAGACccgtaaaatattaacttcttCGGTCTTGTTTTCGTGGGCAAAATGGCGACGTTATTTTCGACGGATTTAATGGTCACTCGGACGGCTCTCTGGTTGGTGTGCACTCCCGGCATCGTGATCACTGTGTTC
This portion of the Plodia interpunctella isolate USDA-ARS_2022_Savannah chromosome 10, ilPloInte3.2, whole genome shotgun sequence genome encodes:
- the mAChR-C gene encoding histamine H2 receptor; translation: MDVVLNESQGGWNDTAAGGDVSDLYNYWAWSIIDGALMVLIISGNTLTILAVTLSRRLSSLVSNQFVLNLAISDLMVGLTLPYHLVFYLDSEVGKVKWSCLMRFILIILACLASIYNIIAIAVDRYIAIVHPLHYSRYMTKLVTRVLMSATWSVALCISCIPMLWNDWHDGVACEMNMVVPKSYTTSILAPMFSLIWMVMFILYWRIWREATCHARRMRANSCCPSGANDWKSIQVVLLVLGSFSVCWMPFVVVACAQTLPIKPLHSPIAYRLTSSLAMSNSGINPLIYAWKNAGFRAAFAKLLRCKRPDTSEYRGSPAPERRKGSVALREGSITRSSAPTSLSALGGRPARLLYVERDVDTARCRIIENAGYMDSEQGDTNPSYAPDGPTPVHRPNNGTPDLV